Genomic DNA from Perca flavescens isolate YP-PL-M2 chromosome 23, PFLA_1.0, whole genome shotgun sequence:
TAAATTCCAGTTCTGCTTTCCACATGGCCGTCTACTCCCAACAATGGCTGCTTAATAGAAAGAAGAGAGGGGCAGGATAAAGGCGTTCAAATACATGTAACATGAAGCTTTAAATTGGATTATGGACGACTTGGATTATGGTTGGGCCTGCATGAACAATACGAGACAATACTGTGCAGGCTGCAGGGTGCCCCCCTGTGCTCAGTAGTGGTACAAAAAAATTCACGatgaaaaactgtttttttcgCTCCGGCCCATTTGGGTCAAGCTCGACTGAACACAGCATGGCTTTGGCTTCTCTGTCTGCTGTGTAATCGGACCATGACCTGCTTTCTGTGCTTCTGACCCGTGTCCAATAAGCAGCGAGCCAAATGAAACTATCTCACCTGTTCACTTTGTTCCGTCTGTCCCGGTTCAGTCATCAGTCctactctttgtggagaaagaAAACTGGGATCTTCCTCAAAGATTTAAACTCCCTGTTTCCAGAcgttgtgctaagctaagccatAGCACGAAGTGTACAGACTTTTATGGTACAGACATGAGTGTggtatcttctcatctaactcttggcaagaaggTGAAGAAGCAAGGTCTTTAAGTTGTCCGTCAAACATTGGACTTTTGCACACAGCTGTGAGGTTTGTGAGTCCCATGCTTTACACTTCCTGCAGTTCATGCACTCCACGGGCCCATTCACTGTTAACTTTAGTCTCTCAGCTTTCCTCTGCAGACTTCAAAGGGCTGTTTGGCATCAGACTGGAATGATCCGACTGGCCTCTTCAACAAAGCTGCCTTCCTTCAAATGATGATACCGACAACTAAAAGGCTTTGTATCTCATTGTGGtcattttttgtctctttgtggtcatatTTCACCTCTGTGTGCTTTTTGTGTCTCTTGGGCTTgggctgtctttttttttatttattttgcatcctTTTGTGACCGCTTTGCATCTCATTGTggacattttgtgttttttttgtggacaTTTCCTGTCTTAttgtgatctcttttcatctgtTTGaggtagttttgtgtctctttgtggatgcttcttttttttgtctctgtggcTGTTTTTACTCATTTTCCATCACtttgtggtcttttttttttttttttacatttttggcctttatttgacaggacagcttagacttgaaaggagagagagagagagagagagggagtgacaggcagcaaagggccgcagattGTATTCAAACCCGCGggcgctgcgtcgaggagtaaacctctaaatatggacacctgctctaccaggtgagctaaccaggcgcccactttgtggtcatttttcaTCTCACGTAGattgttttgggtctctgtttagtcgttttttgtctctttgtggtcgtttgCAACCCTTTGTGGAtgcttttgtctttttgtgttcATCTTTTAATCTCTTTgaggttgttttgtgtttctttgtggacactctttgtctctttgtggtcgttttGTGGCCAGTGTCACTTCTCTGGCCCTGCCCCTGCTCCTAACATACAACCATACACACATTGTTATCATGCCATAACTGACACGGTAACTGACGGACGGATTGGTTAATTACACAGGGGCCAACTcaaaaggagagaagaaaagtaGGCTAAATGATGTAAGGACATGAGTATTTCAAACATGCAAAGAAAGCTCTAGTGCAATTTTAGAGGAATTTTTTGACAGAACCAAGCCCTTCACTGTAGGAAGTCAGATGTTGGTTTTATTTAATGTATCAGGTTTGAACTTGTTGGATGCTTTAGTAACAGTTGAATGCTTTATACACAGAAAAATGAGTGAAATCTTCAGACTGTTTGTGCCTGGAGAGAAATAGCTGCCCAAACAGAGAGCCAAGGTGACCTAGATATGACAGTCATTTCACTTTTTGCTCCTAAACAGGTCAGAGTTTTATAATTACTGACTAGTCCTTTGGCCAAGTTAATTTTGCAGTGAAATATTCTATAGAGCATGATGTTACAGtgtaacacatacagtattgttCAACTCTGGGCAGATAGAGAGACTGACAGTGATGCTGGATATAGTTCAGAAGAAAAATATGACTTAATTTGCTTTGGACTCAACCTTACAGGTATCAtatgacacattttaaagaatGTCCGTTCAAGCATATTATTATGATGCAAGAGGGAATAACACACCTCATAAAGTAAGCCTAATATAAGGTCACTTTAAACTCACTTTAACTTGTTACGCCTATAAAATGATtattcaaatattaaattagttatttaacagaaaataaattgtgaggattggcttttttatttgattgtaAACTGAATAGTTTTAGGTTTTAGAGCCAGAGACAAGAAGAAGGCtacaatttatttaaatattttacatttaccaCAGTTCATGataaaaatattgacttaaaaatgaacaaaaacaataaaacttgTAGTTTTCCTATCATTCATTTACATTATGTCATGTTagatgcaaaaaataaattataatttaccTCTTTAAACTTTTTCAATTGTTTAAATGTGAGTAGTTGGCAGAAGCAGCAgtttttaggaaaaaaaacaaaaacatatgtcTGGTGTAAATGGTAACTCATCATCTAAATATGGCAAGGGGTCCTAGATGGTCACACAATCCAAAACGGTTGGGAACCATGACTTTATCTTTAACAatcatatacatttttatgttcAATTTTAATCTGTAGAGTGACTATTAACAAGAGCTGTcaagaaaaaagacaaatatagtggagtagaaagtaaaatatttgcctctgaaatgtagtggagtaggaGTAAAGCAGGATATTTGAAATAATGCATTGTAAAAGTAACTCAAATTGTATTTAGTTACCTTTTCCTGAAGTATTAATATGCAAAACCCATCTTCTGGTAAAGGGGGACTGGAGCGGTATGTTGCAGTGTAAACCTCTCACCACCAGGTGGCAGTAGGGAAAAACATGAAGACCCCTCACAGGTCAAAGTATTGTACTTCCTGTTCGGCGGTAAAGCGTGTGCTGCTTTGCGAAGTACGAACGTTCTTGTGACGAAAACATACCGAATTTATTAATTCCCACACAGCGTTGAGTAGAACAGAAATGGTGAGTACATTGTACTAATGTTTACCATCAACTCATTAGATGTTCAGTGGGATTGTCTGCGCTATCACTGCTCAAAGAAAGTAGCCTATTTGCTAGTTAGCATTAGCTAATCTCGCTTCTCATTCATGATTTtgaagtgaatgaatgaatctcACCTTTACGCTCACAAGCAGCGTAAATTGTAGTATTTAGTTACTTAAATAGTACTACGGTTGATGTCTCCGTTTATTTGGCGGCGTAACTTAATTTACAAGTGAACGAAAGCCGCCTGTTTGAGTTTGGCCCATTTTTTGTGGAGAAAAAAGgcccaccaaactccattctAAAATCTTCTAATTCAGCAAGCAGTACGTTTTATACATTGCAGAACCTGCTCAACCTAAACGCTAAATTTTCTCCCGTAAAGACATCGTTGTTTAGGTTTCCTGGCTGTACGCAGCCTCGTTGACTTAACGTTACTGTTGGCTGAAAACCGTATGAACAAAGAAGGGCAATAATGTGTGTTCTCGTGAAGCATTTCGGCTGGGGTTGGCTGCAATGTTGTACGATACAGGCTACACCAGCAGCAGCTTTTCATTTTGGCAGCAACACGTAAATATTGTCTTAGAATTGTTTTACCGTTTAACGTTATCTTGTTTACTGCCATACATTTAAACACATCCGCTTCAGAGTTATTTGAAATAAGGACTGAGTGCTCGTCCGAatttattaattacattaatcaCATATCCGGGAAAGATCACTAgattcatgttttcatttgaCATGCTGATATGCCAAGCCAAAATTATTTGGCAGATTTTTAAAACTAAATTCGGCATGAGCTGTCTATTTAGAGAATAACATTATTTGCGATAATACGTAATACCCAGGTTAATGTTGGCAATGCTGTCACAATATACATGTATAGTTATGTAATATAGCCAAAAGGTGGTATAGTAAACTGTGTATAATAACCTGCCTCACCTTTTTTTCTCCATAGAGTTTACCTTTGAACCCAAAGCCATTCTTGAACGGCCTGACGGGCAAGCCGGTGATGGTGAAACTGAAGTGGGGTATGGAGTACAAGGGCTACCTGGTGTCTGTGGATGGATACATGAATATGCAGGTGAGAACAGTTGattgtatagcatgtcttgTTCCAGTACAAATGTTATTCATCAACACAGATATGTGCCATCCTTGCTTGCACAAAgaaaattttacttaagtacgtTGGGATGTTGCAGCATTGTTGATCCACTGGTAAATCAAACACAAAGGAGTTTgcttttttgtaaatttcacATTTAGATAAACATTTTACTTATTATTCCATCTTGACTTTTTCACACCTGCATATTTCCTCATGTAAAGCCGCAAGAGTCATATCACAAAGAAAATGTTGGATGAATTAAGCATTACTAGCTGCTTCGCTTCCATTTGTCCTTAATGTGATCAGCAACTAGTGAACATCATTTTCTTTAACAAGCAAATTATGATAAGATAGACTTtgttaatcccacactggggaaattcctttgCTTTCCTTTGACAAATGtgcttttgtactttttgtacAAGTGCAGTTGTTGATTCTACAATCTCAGAAAGATATACTATCATATACTTTTTATGGGCTGTGAGAGTGCACCGTGCTTATTTTTTCTGACCTAACATACATTGCAGGGTTGCCAGCATCTCATGTTCTGCAGTATAACTTGTGCGGACAGTTTTTTCTCTTTGTGATTTATTGAGATTTTATTATACCAAGCTGTACCATTCAGATCAGCGAACATGATTCCTCCTTAACAGTGCAGATACACCCTTATGGGTGGCATCTtgaccttttttatatttacatgttttCCTGACAGCTGGCAAACACAGAAGAGTATGTGGATGGAGCATTGGCGGGTCATCTCGGTGAAGTGCTTGTCAGGTTTGTTGTCAACCTAAAAGATCTTTTCATCTTTATTCCATAACTAGTTCAGTAGAATCTTTGTTAGTTACTTAATTGTACATTTGCTGCTTTTCAACAAGGTAATTTAAAGTAAGatacttgtgtttttttaaggaaaaataCAGCAGTACACTGAAATCTGGCTGCAAAAAAGCAGTTTATGGCCAAATGATACAGAGAAAGTTCTTTTTATGGCTCAATTGTTAAGATTCCTAACTACCTCAGCTAACTTGTGTTAATAATTAACGTGTCATTTTTCAAAGAAATCAGTGGTGGTAGCAAAAGGAGCACTACATGATTAATctattgtgtgtctgtcttttccCCTGCAGACAGTTATGACAGCACTGTGTGCTAACAGGTGTGTTTCATACCCACAGGTGCAATAATGTTTTGTACATCAGAGGtgtagaagaagaggaggaagacggAGAAATGAGGGAGTGATGTTGGTGAAGAGGACTTGGCCCTGTTGTGTGATTGTACCTTGTAGTTGAgttgatgtgtgtttgtgttttcaccATGTGAAACAAATGAACGCCTGCGCTTTAGGTTTTTCTTTGAGTTTTTGAACAGTTTTgaaattgatttctttttttcttttttttactgtatgtaaGGTCAATTTTATGTTGTGACTTTGTAATACAGACACAATAAATGATTATTGTACCCTTTCTTAAACctgattgttgtggtttttgcaTGTGATAACCAATCTAGTCCATACACCCTCCCGCTGCCGTAACTGTTCATAACCATTGTTTCATATCAGGCGGCAACTGTTgtgtgcattaaaaaaaagtgttatcaAATAATGTCTTTGGAAATAACCGCACATTAGATATGTAGCGTTTCCTCTAGGCACAAAGGAGGAGCTGCACTTAATTAAGAAGAGTGTGGTCTGTAAGCCTGTTAGAGGACTTTATAACACTTCCACTCCCCGCTAGTTGGTTCGGGATGACAATGTCACGCACCCTCCATGCATAGGAAGTAGGTCTGGACAATTAATCGAAAATGCATCAACATCGGAATTCTGAAGCTATTGACGTATTTTTCCCATGACGATAATTGAGTCCtgttgataggcctactttctccttaaaaacatGCTACCGCGTGTGTAGTCACGTGACTTTGGGACCAGTCAGCCGCATGGAAAGCATAATGGAGGATAACTCAAACACAGAGTCAACTGAGCAACTTGTGCCCAAAGGAACCAGTGTCTGTCGTCTGGAAACATTTTGGCTTCAGAAAAGATAATTATAGAACAATgtgatttaattatttatttattgttaccaaggtaaaatgtgcaattaatcatgATTTAGATTTTTGGTAATATTGTGCAGTCCGgtctaaatgtgttttgtggatctggaaaaggctcatgaccgggtcccccgggagatactgtgggagttGCTGCGGGaatatggggtgagggggtctcagggccatccaatctctgtatgaccaaagcgagagctgtgtccgggttctagGCAgcaagtcggactcgtttcaggtgagggtttgcctccgccagggctgcgctttgtcaccaatcctgtttgtgatatttatggacaggatatcgaggcgtagtcggggttgcggttcggtgggctgggaatctcatcgctgctctttgcagatgatgtggtcctgatggcatcatcggcctgcgaccttcagcactcactggatcggttcgcagccgagtgtgaagcagctgggatgaggatcagcatctctaaatctgaggccatggttctcagcaggaaaccgatggaatgccttctccaggtagggaatgagtccttaccccaagtgaaggagttcaagtaccttggggttttgtttgcgagtgaggggacaatggagcgggagattggtcagagaatcggcgcagcgggtgcggtattacattcaatctatcgcaccgttgtgacgaaaagagagctgagccacaaggcaaagctctcaatctaccggacaattttcgttcctaccctcacccatggtcatgaaggctgggtcatgaccgaaagaacgagatccagggtacaagcggccgaaatgggtttcctcaggagggtggctggcgtctcccttagagatagggtgagaagctcagtcatccgtgaggagctcggagtagagccgctgctcctttgcatcgaaaggagccagttgaggtggttcgggcatctggtaaggatgccccctgggcgcctccctagggaggtgttccagtcacgtccagctgggaggaggcctcggggaagacccaggactaggtggagggattatatctcaaCCCTGGCCtaggaacgcctcgggatcccccagtcagagctgcttaatgtggctcaggaaagggaagtttggggtcccatGCTGGATCTgttccccccgcgacccgacccaGGATAAGTGGGCGAAGATGGAAGATCGTGCAGCCATAGTAGGAAGGGTGTAGAGGCCACATTGGAATTGGCAATATGTAtctaacagaatatgtaaattCCTCTTCAATGAATACTGGTTGTCTGTGGCAGAAGCACCACCCCTTACTGTGCACTTTAAACTCTAGTCTCTTGAACAAATATTTGCCTGTTCCCAAACTAGTTGAAAGCCAGTCACTCTGAAAAGAAGTGTTTCTGCTTTGGATGAATCAAAATGTCGAAAAATTATAAACTCCTCGTGAAGAATGCCAAACAGGTGGTCCTGATCTGCAACAACGGAGAGAAGTTCATGACTAAACATGGGATGCAAAATCTTTCTGTGATTGAAAACGGGAGCCTAGTGATAGGGAGGTAAGCATCTGAGATCACGTCATACCATGTTATAAGCATGTGCGAGCACCTGTTGTTAAATATTGTATGAGTTAGTGAAGAAATGTTACACAAATAGCATTAGTTATTAACTGTGTAGCTGCTCTTCGTACCTGCATACTAATGTCAGCACAGCTCTAGTTGATCAGCAGGTTTTACATGTAAAAGCCAAAGGGAATGGGAAATATATGCATACTGGTGCCCCCTACATGCTGTAATGGCTCATGACACCAAGAAAACACTGGACGGCTGAAAACTTTGGAAACTTTTCTATTAATAATATCACTTTTATAATGTATTCATTAATAACCACTAGCTATTTTAAGTTTGGTTTCTGGACATTTAATCTAATTCTATTCTATGTCGTGCTATTAAGCTACCTCTACTTGGGCAAAAATTTATAGTTTGGACTGAGGGTATTTACAGAAAGGTTTTTCCTCTGTAGGGTGGCCATTAGTTTAAGCTGTACATTGTCAACGATATAGTTGTATGTTCAGATCCAAGATGGGCTTTAAAGTGACCGATTTCTTCATCCAGTGATGGGCTCATTAAAGCCGTGGGGCCTGCAGAAATCATCGGAGCCCAGTATCCAGAAGCGTCCTTTGATAACGTGATTGATGCTTCAGGAATGTGTGTCCTGCCTGGTGAGTCTCAGTTCAGCAGAAGCTTACATGCAAGTTATGTTTTTTGGCACTGGATTTTTAGACTGGTTATACAATTACATGAACTCAGATTTTAGTATTTTAAAAAGCTTATTGTTTCAGGGTTGGTTGACGCCCACACCCATCCAGTCTGGGCTGGTGACAGGGTGCATGAATTTGCAATGAAGGTAAATTGCATTTTGATAGTTTGCTGCTTACTTCTATAAATGGAGCTACATTGTTTTATAAAATGCACGGTACTCTTGCAGCTGGCAGGTGCCACCTACATGGACGTGCACCGGGCCGGTGGAGGGATCCACTTCACGGTGGAGCACACCCGAGCTGCCAGGTCCTCGGAGCTGCTGGCCTCCTTCAGCAGCAGGCTGGTCCGTATGCAGCGAGCAGGTACAACCCTGGTGGAGTGTAAGAGCGGGTACGGACTGGATCTGCAGACTGAGCTTAAGATGCTGGAGGTGATCGAGGAGGCCAGGCGCACCCTGCCCATCAACATCTCCTCAACCTACTGTGGAGCCCACGCAGTGCCCAAGTATGGACCTTCCTCAACATTTTCTTATTTCCAGTGTTGTAATGGTACTTTACTTTTAAAATTTCTTGAatttttcctaaataaaatgtatacttttaccaTATTGGGATCGACCAATATGGATTTTTTTAGTGCCGatactgatttgattttttttttttttctcatcagcCTTAGCCAATGACTGATACGGGCTGTcgattttcttgagccgatactgctttttctccctcaatttacatcataaaaatgtaaaccctgccacactggatttgttttcggaatctgctctgccatttctttaaaaataataaacaaaaacacatcagtgtcacttctgcaatcatcttacattcatatcacccaaatgatgtgtgcaatgtgcatcatatggatgggtgcgctgcatatggttaactgtgcaagggtaaaaggctttcatcaacatctacaacacagctttgatgatgcattgcttgctgacatat
This window encodes:
- the snrpf gene encoding small nuclear ribonucleoprotein F — encoded protein: MSLPLNPKPFLNGLTGKPVMVKLKWGMEYKGYLVSVDGYMNMQLANTEEYVDGALAGHLGEVLVRCNNVLYIRGVEEEEEDGEMRE